The nucleotide sequence CCGTCGTCGTCGTCCACGGCGTCGACCACGACGGCAGCGGCGCCTACGACGGCGCGACCGTGTCCGACCTCAACCCGGCCCTGCCCACCGAGGCCACCGACCCCGCGCTCTGCGGCGTCCTCCAGGCCTCGCAGATGGCGATGCCCGCCGGCGGCGTGCAGACCGGCCAGGCGGCCGTCGGCGGCTCCGGCACCCTCCTCATGGTGTCCGGTGGCGCGGCCGTCCTCGCCGGCGGCGCCCTCCTCGTCGCCCGTCGTCGCACCCAGACCGACAGCTGATGACCGTCGACGCCGGCGCGGCGGGGTCCTCCCGCCGCGCCCGGCGTCCCGGTGCGGTGCTGACCGTCGCGGCGGCCACCGTCCTCCTCGTGGGGGGCGGCACGGCCGCCGCGGTCGGCATCGCCGGCCGGGACGTCGCCACGCCCCCGCCCGTCGTGGCCCAGCCGGCCACGTCCTCCAGCCCGGACCCGACCACCGGTCCGTCCGCACCCGCAGCGCCCGCCCCGTCGGCCCCCGCGACCTCTCCGGCGCCGACCCCGGTCCAGACGGCCGCGCCCGCCCCGGCGGCCCTGCCGGTTCAGGTGCGCATCCCGTCGATCGGCGTGGACAGCCCGCTGCTCCACCTCGGCCTGCAGGACGACGGCGCCCTCGAGGTGCCGCAGGGCGCCGACTTCGACACCGCCGCCTGGTACGACGGCTCGCCGCGGCCCGGCGACGTCGGCCCCGCGGTCATCGAGGGCCACGTGAGCAGCAGCGCCCGCGGCCCGTCCGTCTTCTTCGAGCTGTCGACGCTTGCTGTCGGGGACCGGGTCGAGGTCGTCCGCGAGGACGGCACCACCGTCGCCTTCGAGGTGTACGGCATCGAGCAGTTCCCCAAGGACGGCTTCCCCACCCTCGACGTGTACGGCAACACCCCGGGCCCCGAGCTCCGGCTCATCACCTGCGGTGGCACCGTCGCCGAGAGCACCGGGCGCTACACGGACAACGTCGTCGTCTTCGCGCACGCCGTGCAGGGCTGAGCACCGTGACGCCAGCAGTCGCCGCCGTCGCAGCACCGTCGTCCGGGGCGGCTGCACGCACGACCGACCTGCCGGCGGGCCCGGCGACCACCCCGTCCGTCGCCCCGCCGGCCGGGCGGGGGCTGCGCGCCGTGTCGCTGACCG is from Aquipuribacter hungaricus and encodes:
- a CDS encoding class F sortase; protein product: MTVDAGAAGSSRRARRPGAVLTVAAATVLLVGGGTAAAVGIAGRDVATPPPVVAQPATSSSPDPTTGPSAPAAPAPSAPATSPAPTPVQTAAPAPAALPVQVRIPSIGVDSPLLHLGLQDDGALEVPQGADFDTAAWYDGSPRPGDVGPAVIEGHVSSSARGPSVFFELSTLAVGDRVEVVREDGTTVAFEVYGIEQFPKDGFPTLDVYGNTPGPELRLITCGGTVAESTGRYTDNVVVFAHAVQG